The stretch of DNA GAACATACCTAAGATGGCTAAGCGTTTGGCCCCAAAGCGGTCAAACGCTTGACCAGTAATTGGACTCATGATCCCCATCATTAAGGCACCAGCCAATAAAGTTAAGCCGGAATCAAAGGCAGAGAACCCATGGATGATCTGCAAATAAAGCGGAATAACCATTTCGGCGCCGACCATCGCCATGTTGGTGACTGAACTTAAAACGGCGGCGACGGTAAAGCGAACGTGTTTGAAGACGCGGAAGTCTAGGAATGGTTTTGCCATCGTTAATTGGCGCCAAACGAATAGTACGATCCCGATGACCCCAATGACTAGAGTTGTTAATACTTTGGCAGAAGTCCAGCCATCATCACCAACGGATGAGAACCCATAAAGTAGGCTCCCAAAGCCTAAGGTGGATAACGCTAAGGATAGGAAATCAAGTTTAGGATCAGAAGTTTCGAGCACGTTGGCCATGAAGAAGAAGCCAGCGATTAAGACAACGGCAACGATTGGAATAATCATGCCAAATAAATCGCGCCAGCTCATGTTGTCAATCACCCAGCCAGAAAGGGTCGGGCCAATCGCAGGCGCCAGGCCAATAACGATCCCGGCCATCCCCATTGCGGCCCCACGTTTATCAGCAGGGAAAATGGTGAGCATAATGGTTTGTAAAAGTGGCATCGTTACACCGACGCCGACCGCTTGAATCAAACGGCCAGTCAGTAAGAATTGAAAATTAGGTGCGGTAAAACAAATAATCGTTCCAATTTCAAAAATTGTCATGGCTGATAAGTACAACCATTTGGTACTAAAACGGGTACTTAACCAGGCACTGACCGGAATCATGATCCCGTTGACCAGTAAGAAACCGGTGGTCAACCATTGAACGGTGGAAGTTGTAATATCGAAAGCCTTCATCAAAGTTGGAAAGGCGGTCGTTAAAATCGTTTGGTTCAGGACGGTACAGAACGTCCCAATTAATAGTATGGCAATGAGTAAACCGCGATTATACGGTTTCCCATTGTTATCAACAGCAGTTGACAAGTAAATCCCTTCTCTCTAAAAAACTACGTTGTCTAATATAAGCGGATTTTATGTATTTGTCAACAAACTTGACATTAATATCAAAAATTATATACTTAGTATTGGAAATTTAAGAAAAGAGGTCGTTTCGTGAACAATCAGAATACAGAATTTTTAAAAAATTTGAAAGCACAAATTAATAAGCACAAATTTACCGTCGGCATTAGTGACCTCGCTAAGACCACGGGCGTCTCACAAACGCAACTTCGCTATTGGGAACAAAAGGGTTACATTCATAGTCAAAAGGTGACCGAGAAAAATACGACCCATCGATTTTCCTATGGTACCTTGATGCGGGTTCATTTCATCAAAGCGATGTTGGATGAAGGATTTACCTTAGCGTCGGCTGCACA from Lactiplantibacillus brownii encodes:
- a CDS encoding MDR family MFS transporter; its protein translation is MSTAVDNNGKPYNRGLLIAILLIGTFCTVLNQTILTTAFPTLMKAFDITTSTVQWLTTGFLLVNGIMIPVSAWLSTRFSTKWLYLSAMTIFEIGTIICFTAPNFQFLLTGRLIQAVGVGVTMPLLQTIMLTIFPADKRGAAMGMAGIVIGLAPAIGPTLSGWVIDNMSWRDLFGMIIPIVAVVLIAGFFFMANVLETSDPKLDFLSLALSTLGFGSLLYGFSSVGDDGWTSAKVLTTLVIGVIGIVLFVWRQLTMAKPFLDFRVFKHVRFTVAAVLSSVTNMAMVGAEMVIPLYLQIIHGFSAFDSGLTLLAGALMMGIMSPITGQAFDRFGAKRLAILGMFLLTAGTIPFMFITRTTATIYIVILYAVRMFGISMVMMPATTAGMNALPLDMMGHGTAVNNTVRQIASSIGTAILTSVLSNVTTSQAPAKSLLKSQPLAYQDKYFNATLSGYHAAFYVAVAFCVVGLVVAFFMQDKQHSIKPTTKEVDD
- a CDS encoding MerR family transcriptional regulator; amino-acid sequence: MNNQNTEFLKNLKAQINKHKFTVGISDLAKTTGVSQTQLRYWEQKGYIHSQKVTEKNTTHRFSYGTLMRVHFIKAMLDEGFTLASAAQRATEQSTQMEMMRIFVTNAFQGVEEREGHHMINLGYFDEAHTQNLYVYIVDNEAHYRVYPKK